From the Ferrigenium kumadai genome, one window contains:
- a CDS encoding Crp/Fnr family transcriptional regulator, with protein MSLVIDTLRTSTITEELSDAEVDILAGLFEVRDYKAGEAIVQPNGDHPDNLYILAHGDIEVRLQSGEGESTIHVLKPGDLAGMITFVGGAASQVSAALYAVGNTKVLSLERARFESLINSHPMIVYKVMRGVARNMHGIVRRVNVQSAELSNYIYRTHGRY; from the coding sequence ATGTCATTAGTGATTGATACGCTGCGTACCTCAACCATTACCGAGGAACTGAGCGATGCGGAAGTGGATATCCTCGCCGGACTGTTCGAGGTCCGCGACTACAAGGCGGGCGAGGCAATCGTCCAGCCCAACGGGGATCATCCGGACAATCTGTACATCCTGGCTCACGGCGACATCGAGGTGAGGCTCCAGAGCGGCGAAGGCGAGTCCACCATTCACGTCCTCAAGCCGGGTGACCTGGCGGGCATGATCACCTTTGTTGGTGGTGCCGCTTCGCAGGTCAGCGCGGCACTGTATGCGGTTGGCAACACCAAGGTGCTGAGCCTGGAGCGGGCCAGGTTCGAATCCCTGATCAACTCGCACCCGATGATCGTATACAAGGTGATGCGCGGCGTGGCGCGCAACATGCACGGCATCGTGCGGCGCGTGAACGTGCAGTCCGCCGAACTGAGCAATTACATCTACCGTACTCACGGCCGTTATTAA
- the secA gene encoding preprotein translocase subunit SecA, producing the protein MISKVLKSIFGSRNDRLLKQYRATVQTINNLEADVAKLSDDELRQKTESFRQRFANGESLDAILPEAFAVVREASKRALGMRHYDVQLIGGMTLHYGKIAEMRTGEGKTLMATLPAYLNAISGRGVHVVTVNDYLASRDAEWMGRLYRFLGLSVGVILSQMPHDQKQAAYAADITYGTNNEFGFDYLRDNMATHASERYQRPLNYAIVDEVDSILIDEARTPLIISGQAEDNVDIYLRMDKLAPQLRRQADENSPGDFSVDEKSHQILLSETGHEHAEELLAQAGLLPEGGSLYDPANISLIHHLYAALRAHNLYFLDQHYVVQNGEVVIVDEFTGRLMAGRRWSDGLHQAVEAKEGVAIQKENQTLASITFQNYFRMYHKLAGMTGTADTEAYEFQSIYNLETVIIPPHRPTIRNDQMDKVYLTAAEKYRAVIVDIKDCYERGQPVLVGTTSIENSELLAQLLEKEKLPHQVLNAKQHAREAEIVAQAGRPKMVTIATNMAGRGTDIVLGGNVEKQVDQIRTDESLDDATKEQRIAQLKAEWQQVHEQVLKSGGLHIIGTERHESRRVDNQLRGRSGRQGDPGSSRFYLSLEDPLLRIFASDRVAAIMNKFKLPEGEAIEHSWVTRAIENAQRKVEARNFDMRKQILEYDDVANDQRKVIYQQRAELLESSDISETIAAMRDGVLEDTVSQYITPHSMEEQWDVPGLEKALAAEFRLELPLVRWLEEEKQLDESGLRERIAEHARQSYQAKVGLVGPEMHHYERVIMLQSLDQHWREHLAALDHLRQGIHLRGYAQKNPKQEYKREAFELFAMMLEAIKREVTQVLMTVQVRDQADVESVEASPAPENVQYHHADYDEALGQPDQSTDGEHQPFVRDGQKVGRNDPCPCGSGKKYKQCHGKLN; encoded by the coding sequence AATCGCTCGACGCGATCCTGCCGGAAGCTTTCGCCGTCGTGCGCGAGGCGAGCAAGCGTGCGCTCGGCATGCGCCATTACGATGTGCAGCTGATCGGCGGTATGACGCTGCATTACGGCAAGATCGCCGAGATGCGCACCGGTGAGGGCAAAACCCTGATGGCGACCCTGCCTGCCTATCTGAATGCGATCTCGGGCAGGGGCGTGCATGTGGTGACGGTGAACGATTACCTCGCCAGCCGCGACGCGGAATGGATGGGCCGGCTGTACCGCTTCCTGGGCCTGTCGGTGGGGGTGATCCTGTCGCAGATGCCTCACGACCAGAAACAGGCGGCCTATGCCGCCGACATCACCTACGGCACCAACAACGAATTCGGCTTCGACTACCTGCGCGACAATATGGCGACCCACGCCAGCGAGCGCTACCAGCGGCCGCTCAACTACGCTATCGTGGACGAGGTGGACTCGATCCTGATCGACGAGGCGCGCACTCCGCTGATCATCTCCGGTCAGGCCGAAGACAACGTCGATATCTACCTGCGCATGGACAAACTCGCGCCGCAATTGCGCCGCCAGGCAGACGAGAACAGCCCCGGCGATTTCAGCGTGGACGAGAAGAGTCACCAGATTTTGCTCTCCGAGACCGGGCACGAGCACGCCGAAGAATTGCTGGCACAGGCAGGACTGCTGCCGGAGGGTGGCAGCCTGTATGACCCGGCCAACATCTCGCTGATCCACCACCTGTACGCAGCGTTGCGCGCGCACAACCTGTATTTCCTCGATCAGCACTATGTGGTGCAGAACGGCGAAGTGGTCATCGTGGACGAATTCACCGGGCGACTGATGGCCGGTCGGCGCTGGTCCGACGGCCTGCACCAGGCGGTGGAGGCGAAGGAAGGCGTGGCGATCCAGAAGGAGAACCAGACACTGGCCTCGATCACCTTCCAGAACTACTTCCGCATGTATCACAAGCTGGCCGGCATGACCGGTACGGCGGATACCGAGGCGTATGAGTTCCAGTCGATCTACAACCTGGAGACGGTGATCATCCCGCCACACCGCCCGACCATCCGCAACGACCAGATGGATAAGGTGTACCTCACCGCCGCGGAAAAATACCGCGCAGTGATCGTCGACATCAAGGATTGCTACGAGCGTGGCCAGCCGGTGCTGGTGGGTACGACCTCGATCGAGAATTCCGAATTGCTGGCGCAGTTGCTGGAAAAGGAAAAACTGCCGCACCAGGTGCTGAACGCCAAGCAGCATGCGCGCGAGGCGGAGATCGTCGCACAGGCCGGGCGTCCCAAGATGGTCACCATCGCCACCAACATGGCGGGCCGCGGTACCGACATCGTGCTGGGCGGCAACGTCGAGAAGCAGGTCGATCAGATCCGCACTGACGAGAGCCTGGACGACGCCACGAAGGAACAGCGCATCGCGCAACTGAAGGCCGAGTGGCAGCAGGTGCACGAGCAGGTGCTGAAGAGCGGCGGCCTGCATATCATCGGTACCGAGCGCCACGAGTCTCGTCGCGTGGACAACCAGTTGCGCGGGCGCTCCGGTCGCCAGGGCGATCCCGGTTCGAGTCGCTTCTACCTGTCGCTGGAAGACCCGCTGCTGCGCATCTTCGCCTCCGACCGCGTCGCGGCGATCATGAACAAGTTCAAGCTGCCCGAGGGCGAGGCCATCGAGCACAGCTGGGTGACGCGCGCCATCGAGAACGCACAGCGCAAGGTCGAGGCGCGCAACTTCGATATGCGCAAGCAGATCCTGGAGTACGACGACGTCGCCAACGACCAGCGCAAGGTGATCTACCAGCAGCGCGCCGAGTTGCTCGAGAGCAGCGACATTTCCGAGACCATCGCCGCGATGCGCGACGGCGTGCTGGAGGATACGGTCAGCCAATACATCACGCCGCACAGCATGGAAGAGCAGTGGGATGTGCCCGGTCTGGAGAAGGCTTTGGCCGCCGAGTTCCGTCTCGAACTGCCGCTGGTGCGCTGGCTGGAGGAGGAAAAACAGCTGGATGAATCGGGCTTGCGCGAGCGCATCGCCGAGCATGCGCGGCAGTCGTACCAGGCCAAGGTGGGTCTGGTCGGGCCGGAGATGCACCACTATGAGCGCGTGATCATGCTGCAGAGCCTGGATCAGCACTGGCGCGAGCACTTGGCGGCGCTGGATCATCTGCGCCAGGGCATCCACCTGCGCGGCTATGCGCAGAAAAACCCCAAGCAGGAATACAAGCGCGAGGCGTTCGAGCTGTTCGCCATGATGCTGGAGGCGATCAAGCGCGAAGTGACGCAGGTGCTGATGACGGTGCAGGTGCGCGACCAGGCTGATGTGGAATCGGTAGAAGCCTCCCCAGCACCGGAAAATGTGCAGTATCATCACGCCGATTACGATGAGGCGCTGGGCCAGCCGGATCAGTCAACCGATGGGGAGCATCAACCGTTTGTGCGCGATGGACAGAAAGTCGGTCGCAACGATCCCTGTCCATGCGGATCAGGCAAAAAATACAAGCAGTGCCATGGTAAATTGAACTAA